From one Larimichthys crocea isolate SSNF chromosome XVIII, L_crocea_2.0, whole genome shotgun sequence genomic stretch:
- the neurod1 gene encoding neurogenic differentiation factor 1 produces MTRSVREEQASVDSEEQQELHSPAGEETERGGGGGGGGEEEEEEDHLHRLEDDDEDDEEEEEEEEEEEDGENKPKRRGPKKKKMTKARMQRFKVRRMKANARERNRMHGLNDALESLRKVVPCYSKTQKLSKIETLRLAKNYIWALGETLRSGKAPDLMSFVQALCKGLSQPTTNLVAGCLQLNPRTFLPEQTPDMPAHLPPAGTVAYPGHFSYQSPGLTAGLPSPPYGTMEPSHIFHQVKGQPYGPLEPFFDGVLVSDGPAFDPPLSPPLSINGNFSSFKHEAVAASDYDKSFSFSVHYGGGGTGGHAAIYGGGGANPRCSELQVDGLMGFDGHTHHERLMNAQLNAIFHDS; encoded by the exons ATGACTCGGTCTGTGCGGGAGGAGCAGGCGTCGGTGGACtcggaggagcagcaggagcttCATAGCCCCGcaggagaagagacagagaggggaggaggaggtggaggaggaggagaggaggaggaggaggaggaccacCTACACCGTCTGGAGGACGACGACGAGgacgacgaggaggaagaggaggaggaggaggaggaggaggatggtgagAACAAACCCAAGAGGCGAGggccgaagaagaagaagatgacgaAGGCTCGTATGCAGAG gtttaAGGTGCGTCGAATGAAAGCTAACGCCCGGGAGAGGAACCGCATGCATGGGCTGAACGACGCTCTGGAGAGTCTGAGGAAAGTCGTCCCCTGTTActccaaaacacagaaactgtcAAAGATCGAGACGCTCCGCCTCGCAAAGAACTACATCTGGGCCTTGGGTGAGACCCTGCGTTCCGGCAAGGCACCCGACCTCATGAGCTTCGTCCAGGCTCTCTGCAAAG GTCTGTCTCAGCCAACCACTAACCTGGTAGCGGGCTGCCTGCAGCTGAATCCTCGGACTTTCCTGCCAGAGCAGACGCCCGACATGCCGGCTCACCTTCCTCCCGCCGGCACTGTTGCTTATCCCGGACACTTCTCCTACCAGAGCCCCGGGCTGACGGCCGGCCTGCCAAGCCCACCCTATGGCACCATGGAGCCCTCCCACATTTTCCaccaggtcaaaggtcagcccTACGGCCCGCTGGAGCCCTTCTTTGATGGCGTCCTGGTGTCGGACGGCCCAGCGTTTGACCCGCCTCTCAGCCCTCCACTCAGCATCAACGGCAACTTCTCGTCCTTCAAGCACGAGGCAGTCGCAGCCTCCGACTACGACAAGAGCTTCTCCTTCAGTGTGCACTACGGGGGAGGAGGAACTGGGGGACATGCTGCCATCTATGGCGGTGGGGGGGCCAACCCGCGGTGCAGTGAGCTGCAGGTGGACGGGCTGATGGGCtttgatggacacacacaccatgaacgGCTGATGAACGCCCAACTGAACGCCATCTTCCACGACtcctga